In the Nicotiana tabacum cultivar K326 chromosome 16, ASM71507v2, whole genome shotgun sequence genome, one interval contains:
- the LOC142170357 gene encoding uncharacterized protein LOC142170357, with protein MQFNSLARYAPTIVADISDRVHQFVSGLGAHLISECTTASLNQGMDIACIQAYAQGLEDRKRQQRSNREHDRGQQKKARFAASAPPQFQGQRQDRTTYSGPGQSSRTPGPQFRGEFSQMRPQFPRCDRCGRNHFGPCRQGSDACYTCGQPGHIMRHCPMTGGGGMAQPTASAGASSSSVRPPRQSMQTSAGRGRGRFGASGSGGQQNRIYVLSSRHDLESSPDVVTGILSIFSIDMYDLIDPGSTLSYISPFVASKWDREPELLQKSFEVSTPMDCWTKIVHFNFPSEPIIEWKGDAVAPKGKFISYLKARRMILKGSFHELKKRLTSAPVLALPEGSEGYVVYCDASRVGLGCVLMQHGKVIAYVSRQLRKNEYNYPTHDIELAAVIFALKIWRHYLYGVHVDIYTDHKSLQYIFKQKDLNLKQRRWFELFKDYDVDILYHPGKANVVADALSRKSMGSLKHVEAGKLEMTKEIYQLANLSVRLHDTGDQGVVVQNIAGSSLVAEVETRQFEDPELVKIKESISFQKKQLFEQSDDGILKYKGRWCVPNVGELRKQIMTEMHQSRYSVHPSSTKMYHDLRQLYWWNGMKKDIATFVAQCPNCQQVKAEHQKLGGLLQNIEIPAWKWNRLIWISLQDCPILAIVQRIGRVAYKLDLPPELEAIHPVFHISMLRKFLGDPSCISPIEDIEVSENLSYEEIPIAILDRQIRKLRTKEVASVKVLWRSNNVEEMTWEAEEDMKSRYPHLFESSGDMPETNMAGVAHISTSDS; from the exons ATGCAGTTCAactctttggctaggtatgctcctacGATTGTTGCTGATATAAGTGATCGGGTACACCAGTTTGTTAGTGGTTTGGGGGCACACTTGATAAGTGAGTGCACTACAGCTTCTCTAAACCAAGGAATGGATATTGCCTGTATTCAAGCATATGCACAGGGTCTAGAGGATCGCAAGAGGCAACAACGATCCAATCGAGAGCATGATAGAGGGCAGCAGAAGAAGGCGCGGTTCGCAG CCAGTGCACCGCCACAGTTTCAGGGACAGCGCCAGGATCGGACCActtattctggtccaggtcagagttcacgGACCCCAGGTCCACAGTTTAGAGGTGAGTTCAGTCAGATGAGGCCTCAGTTTCCTAGATGTGATCGATGTGGCCGAAATCATTTTGGACCATGTCGCCagggttctgatgcatgttatacATGTGGACAACCAGGTCATATTATGAGACATTGTCCGATGACAGGTGGAGggggtatggctcagccgacggCATCTGCaggggcttcttcttcttcggtaCGTCCTCCTAGACAGAGTATGCAGACATCAGCTGGCAGGGGTAGGGGAAGATTTGGAGCTTCTGGTTCAGGAGGTCAGCAGAATCGCATATATGTTTTATCGAGTCGTCATGATTtagagtcatctccggatgtggTTACAGGTATACTATCCATCTTTTCTATCGATATGTATGACTTGATAGATCCTGGTTCTACATTGTCGTATATCTCCCCCTTCGTTGCTAGTAAATGGGATAGAGAGCCTGAATTGTTGCAAAAGTCCTTTGAGGTATCTACGCCAATGG ATTGCTGGACAAAGATTGTTCATTTTAATTTTCCAAGTGAGCCTATTATTGAATGGAAAGGTGATGCTGTAGCGCCTAAGggaaagtttatttcttaccttaaagcTCGAAGGATGATTTTGAAAGG GAGCTTTCATGAGTTGAAGAAACGCTTAACATCAGCACCTGTTCTAGCACTTCCGGAAGGATctgaaggttatgtggtatattgtgatgcatccagGGTTGGATTGGGATGTGTTCTAATGCAGCATGGaaaagttattgcatatgtttcgaGGCAGTTGCGGAAGAACGAATACAATTATCCGACTCACGATATTGAGTTAGCAGCCGTTAtatttgccttgaaaatatggcgtcattatctttatggtgttCATGTGGATATCTATACAGATCACAAAAGTTTACAATATATATTTAAGCAGAAAGACTTGAACTTGAAACAAAGAAGATGGTTTGAATTGTTTAAGGACTATGATGTggatattttgtaccatccgggcaaAGCGAATGTGGTAGCTGATGCATTGAGTCGCAAATCCATGGGCAGCTTGAAGCATGTAGAAGCTGGGAAATTAGAAATGACTAAAGAGATATATCAATTGGCTAACCTGAGTGTACGGCTACATGATACAGGTGACCAGGGTGTAGTAGTCCAAAATATTGCGGGGTCATCACTGGTAGCTGAGGTAGAAACGCGTCAATTTGAGGATCCGGAGTTGGTCAAAATTAAAGAGAGTATCTCTTTTCAGAAGAAGCAGTTATTCGAGCAATCTGATGATGGAATTCTAAAATATAAAGGCCGATGGTGTGTACCTAATGTTGGGGAGCTTCGTAAGCAAATTATGACAGAGATGCACCAGTCTCGGTACTCAGTTCATCCTAGTTCaaccaaaatgtatcatgatcttcgtCAGCTATACTGGTGGAATggcatgaagaaagatatagccaCATTTGTGGCTCAGTGTCCCAACTGCCAGCAGGTTAAAGCTGAACACCAGAAACTTGGAGGgctacttcaaaatattgagatTCCAGCTTGGAAATGGAatcgattaatatggatttcattacAGGATTGCCCAATTCTCGCC ATTGTTCAGAGAATTGGGCGAGTAGCCTACAAACTTGACCTGCCACCAGAATTAGAAGCAATCCATCCGGTATTTCAcatttccatgcttcggaaattcTTAGGTGATCCTTCTTGCATCAGCCCTATCGAGGATATTGAAGTTTCCGAGAacttgtcatatgaagaaataccTATTGCCATTCTTGACCGTCAAATCCGTAAGCTACGGACTAAAGAGGTAGCCTCagtaaaagtactttggaggagcAATAATGTAGAGGAAATGacatgggaggccgaggaggacatgaagTCCAGATACCCTCATTTATTTGAGTCTTCAGGTGATATGCCTGAGACAAACATGGCAGGTGTTGCACATATATCAACCAGTGACAGTTAA